The Candidatus Poribacteria bacterium genomic sequence GTTGGCAGAATGGAATAATAGTAATCTGTGGTTATATGAAACAACGGATACAGCAACGGCTCAATTTTCAGCCAGTGGTCCAACCGCATACAATCCATAACAACAAAGAGGACCTGCTTCCCTGCCTGAACTTCGGGAATGACATATCGATAAACGACATCCACAGATAAAGTGGGCGATGCTTTACCTGCAAGCCAATTGTGATAGTTGGCTTGAATATAGTCAGCGAATGCAGCATTTGCCTCGCGTTTCTCCATCTCATGGATGGATTTAATTTCATCAACGTTATGAAGTGTATCCAGTCGTAAATCCCATTCAACGAGGCGAACGTAAGTATCGATCCAGGTCTGCCAATCGTCGGTGGAGCCGCGCCGCTGCGTCGTGCCACCCGAGATCTGTGACCTGTTAAAGTGCTGCGCGTAAGCCTGCGGTGTATATGTTTCTCTGTTCGTCTGTTTTTCGAGTATAAGAGCGAGGGATGTCTCTAACTGCCGAGACGAGGTTTCATCTTGATCGTCTGCCGTGCCTATGAGAATATGCCCAACATCGTAAAGACTCGCCTGCTGCAGCACTTCTTGTTCCTTCTCATGTGTTAGGAGAATAATAGGAACATGTGCATTTACGCTCCGAATATGCGCAAGCGGATTCCCTTCTCGTGTCTCCCCATCATAATTCAACAGGACAGCATGAGAGTCTTCGTCTTGGAGTAACGTGATGCCTTCGGTAATCGTATTTGTTACAGAAATATCGTATCCTCGATATTCCAGAAAGCGGATATAGGGCTTGGATGTTATATGGGTCTGTTCATCCCGATGTCGATTCTTAAGTTGTGCCTCAGAGAGATCTACATCAGATATTTGGTTATCAATCCACAGAAGTCTCCATCTTTTTTCCTGCATATTATGCCCCTTTTTTGGAATGTAGGTATGCCAAAGCACCCTACATCGTAATAAACGGGCAACCTCTTACGTGCCCGATGTCTTCGGGGTGAGCAGTCGTGAATCCTCCAGCAAAAAACAAAAAAACTAAATACTCGAAATGAACCGTCCTGGGTTCAACAAACCGGTCGGATCGAATTTCGCTTTAATCTGTTTCATTAAACTGAGCGTTCCTTCAACGGAACCCCAAACGTCAATATGCCGTTTAAGTTCGGGGGGTGCGATTTCTATGATGAGATTTCCCTGCTTCGACATGGCAGTTTGACGGAGTCGCGTCAGCGCATCCGCAAGCGATTGATAATCCGTGTCGGATGCTACAGGAATATTGACGGACACCACACCACTCCCAAGCAACGCCATCATCTGGACATTCCGAGTCCAATTTGCCTCCACAATTTGCGTAGCAAATTCTGCAAGATCGGTGCGCTTCAGGTTCAATTTGGCAACGACGCTTTCGGTATTTTTGTCATCTGCTGAGAATTCCTGAACAGCCTCCTGAAGGTGCTGTACCGATTCGTCTTCTGCAATTGTCACACCTATCGCACCGTTTTGTTCCATAATTCCTTGACACTGCGTTAACTGCCACGCCACAGTCTCGGGATCCCCACCGAAACCAACCACCAGCATCGGCTTATTTTCATCTGGGGGTGTCTCGGTTTTTGCACGTGTTGGATCCGAATTGACGAACAAGTTTACAAACATCGGCAATGTCTGTGAACCGACAATAGCCAAACCCGTGTCAGCTGCGTCCTGAACGTTCTGAAAATCTGCAGTAAGTATCGCTTCTTGGACGGGTATGGGAGACAACTTGAGGGTCACCTCGGTAATGATACCGAGTGTCCCGAACGCGCCAATATAGAGTTTGTTAAGATCGTAGCCTGCAACATTTTTTACCACTTTCCCGCCACTTTTGACAACCGTGCCGTTTGCCTGAACAACCCGCAACCCTAAGACCTGATTACGGGCGGTTCCGTGTCGTAAACGAAAAGAGCCACTCGCGTTTGTTGCTACTATTCCACCGATAGTGCAGCGGTCGGCGGACGGTGGATTCAACACCAGATACTGACGATGCTTCGCCAACGCAGTCTGGAGGTCCTTTAAGCGGATACCTGCTTCTACGGTTACGGTTAAATCCGCAGGTTCATATTCCACCACGCTATTCAGGCGTGTTGTTGCGAGGACGATATCTACTTTTTGTGGCAAATTTCCGATACCAAGTTTCGTGCCGGCACCCGCTGGCATAACCGACAAATTTTGGTTTACCGCAAATTGGAGGATCTCTTGTATCTCTTGAACAGAAGTCGGTAAAACGACCGCTTTTGGCACGTATCCATCAAAAGTGTAGGCTGCGACCTGTGCCTCCAGCAGGATTCCGGATTCGCCGACAATGCCCTGAAGTTCATCGTGCAATGCACGTGAATTTTCCATATACTTTTCTTTCTCTATCGTTACAGTAAAATAATTTTCTGTGGAAACCCTTTAAAACCACGTCCAAAAAACTATGAATAAGTGGGATTATGCCTATCCCTCCACATTAATTTGGAATAGGTTTTCATTTAAAAACTCCCGGCTGCGTCGTATGGCAAACCTAACTTCTCATAAGATTCGGCTGTGGGGAAAATCTTTCCGGGATTGCAGAGCCCTGTAGGATTAAAGACTTCTTTGACCGTCGCCATCACTCGCATATCAGCCGAACTGAAAATGAGAGGCATGTAATCCATCTTTTCAACGCCGATACCGTGTTCCCCGGTGATTGTGCCACCGACTTCTGCACATACCGTCAGGATCTCTTGGTTGACATGCTCTACACGTTCACACTGGTCCGCGTCTCGTTCGTTAAAGAGGACGATGGGGTGGATATTGCCGTCACCGGCGTGGAACACATTCGCGATGGGAATCTGATACTTTTCAGAGATTTCGGAGATCCGCCGTAGCACCTTCGGCAGCGTCGTCCGTGGCACGACCCCGTCCTGCGTAATGTAGTTCGGCGCAAGCCGCCCAAATGAACCGAACGCGCTTTTTCGTGCCTTCCAGAGTTGCTGTCGCTCCTCCTCATCTTTCGCGTAATCCACTTCCCGTGCGTTGTGCTCTTTAAAGATTTCCAAGATCTGATCGGTTTGGTTTTGCATACCTGCCTCAATACCATCGAGTTCCACAATCAGAATTGCCTCAGCATCAAGGGGGAACCCGAACTGGAAGGCTTCTTCTAAAGCACGAATGACGAGCGTGTCCATCATTTCAAGGGCAGCCGGAATAATACCTTCACCGATAATCGTTGAAACAGCGTTAGATGCATCGTCCATTGTCTCAAAGACAGCGAGCACCGTTTGGTACGCCTGTGGATTCCGGGTCAATCTGACGATTGCTTTCGTTACGATTCCAAATGTGCCTTCGGAGCCGATCATCACACCGCGCAGGTCGTAGCCGAGTGTTTCCTCAACAGCGCCCCCCAATTCAACAATTTCACCATCCGGCAAAACCACTTCCAATCCGAGCACATGGTCGGAGGTAACACCGTATTTCAAGGTATGGGGTCCCCCCGAATTCTCGGCGATATTCCCGCCGATCGTGCATGCCTTCTGGCTTGAGGGATCCGGGGCGTAGTGATAGCCTTTGTTCTGCACCGCCTGTGTCAACAAGAGATTCACCACACCGGGCTCAATCACTGCGCGTTCATTTTCAAGATCTACTTCTAAGATGCGGTCCATCCGATTAAGGGCAATGATAATCCCACCTTGGACAGAGAGCATCCCTCCACTCAAGCCGGTGCCGCCGCCACGGGCGATGAAGGGGGTATCGTATTTATTTGCCAACTTCACGATATCCGATACCTGCTGTGCCGTATCCGCGAAGACAACGACATCCGGCATCGCCTTAAAAGAAGGAGCCGCATCACATTCGTATACCGAGAGTGCAGTCGCATCCGTTAAGACATTTTTAGACCCAAGGAGCGTAGAGAGGTCAGCAATGAGTTGTTCTTTCTGGTTCATAGTCGATTCCTTCCGCATGGCAATTTCTGATTACGTTTGTATTTAGTGTATCACAATTTTGGTTGCATGTCCAATTAGAAATTTAGCGAATGTTTCCGGTATTTTCATTTGTTATGGCGGCGGACAGCGTGTTATAATTATGAGACTGAAAGCAACTTACCAAAATTTGATTATTGAGGAATTTTCCCGAGATACAATGCGTGTAGGAGACAAAAATGCGAAAATTGATATTGATTTTAGGCATTGCTTGTTTAATCGCTTGGACACTGCCACAGATCTGTTCTGCTGAAATCGATCCTGAAACAGCCGTTGGTGTGTGGCTCTTTGATGAAGGCGCGGGTAAAACAACCAAAGACGCTTCAGGACTCGGACACGACGGCACAATCAACGGTGCCAAGTGGAAAGATGGAAAGATCGGAAAAGCCCTTGAGTTTGATGGCGCACAGTGGGTATCCATCGACTCGACACCGGAACTACAACTCGGTGAAGAACTCACTATGATGGCATGGTTTTTTGCCACAGATATTTCTACGTGGCGGCAACTCATTGCTAAAAGTAACGAATATCTTTTGCGTATCGATCCGCCACAGGAAGGCAATAAAATGTCAGCATTTGTCAAACCGGGTGGAAGCTGGGAACCGAGAGCCTCCGCGCACGTTCCTGATGAAAAAAAATGGATCCACTTCGCAGCGACTTATGACATCAACGAGAAAAATGAGCAACTCGTTGTGTACGTGAATGGTAAAAAAGCAGGCGTGAGCACACGTCCTGGAAAAACGGCTGTTACAGCGAATCCCGTTGAGATTGGTAAATGGGGGGGCGGTTCATACTTCGTCGGTATTATCGACGAAGCCGCCATTTTCAATACTGTTCTCAGTGAAGATGACCTATCGATCATTGTGGAACACGGATTAGCAAAAGCACTGGGTGGGTTAGATGTTGAACCGACAAGCAAATTGGCAACAACATGGGCAATCCTTAAAGCTAACCCATAACCTAATACCATTTCTGATTGAAAATGCTTCAATAAACGAGCTCTTTGTAGCATAGGAGACCGTTGGTCTCCTGTGCAGTCTTTGAGGCGATCTGTCAATGCGATATAATCTCTTAGAAATGGTATTAGTTAAAAGGAGGAAAGAAGGTGAAGAAAGTACTGATTGGTATACTCATAGTATTCGCGATAGCCGTGGTGATTAGCCTACCACGGTTTCTAAAACCAGAAAAACCTGAAATTCAACAGGCACAAACTATAGTCCTGAAGCCGGTGGAAGTTACAAAAGCAGCACGTGGAGAGATTCGTTCGGAACTCG encodes the following:
- a CDS encoding PglZ domain-containing protein; this translates as MQEKRWRLLWIDNQISDVDLSEAQLKNRHRDEQTHITSKPYIRFLEYRGYDISVTNTITEGITLLQDEDSHAVLLNYDGETREGNPLAHIRSVNAHVPIILLTHEKEQEVLQQASLYDVGHILIGTADDQDETSSRQLETSLALILEKQTNRETYTPQAYAQHFNRSQISGGTTQRRGSTDDWQTWIDTYVRLVEWDLRLDTLHNVDEIKSIHEMEKREANAAFADYIQANYHNWLAGKASPTLSVDVVYRYVIPEVQAGKQVLFVVMDCMRLDHWLKIEPLLYPLFHITTDYYYSILPTATRYARNAIFSGLFPLEFAERHPDLYAEPDPTQTSINRYEKELMRLQLERHGILLKPPLHYFKIFDTRGEIQYLHWLNVTDRVSLTALVVDFLDMLTHTRHEMGLLQQLVPDEAAFRTLAHAWFQHSHLYRIFRVAAERGMTVVLTSDHGSVLCQNAAKVSSQAGLTTGLRFKEGKNISCAPEAGWVIKEPGAYRLPGEEARKSYVLAKEDYYLVYARRFDVYKEIFQGSFQHGGVSLEEMILPCVVLEPR
- a CDS encoding FAD-binding oxidoreductase, which produces MENSRALHDELQGIVGESGILLEAQVAAYTFDGYVPKAVVLPTSVQEIQEILQFAVNQNLSVMPAGAGTKLGIGNLPQKVDIVLATTRLNSVVEYEPADLTVTVEAGIRLKDLQTALAKHRQYLVLNPPSADRCTIGGIVATNASGSFRLRHGTARNQVLGLRVVQANGTVVKSGGKVVKNVAGYDLNKLYIGAFGTLGIITEVTLKLSPIPVQEAILTADFQNVQDAADTGLAIVGSQTLPMFVNLFVNSDPTRAKTETPPDENKPMLVVGFGGDPETVAWQLTQCQGIMEQNGAIGVTIAEDESVQHLQEAVQEFSADDKNTESVVAKLNLKRTDLAEFATQIVEANWTRNVQMMALLGSGVVSVNIPVASDTDYQSLADALTRLRQTAMSKQGNLIIEIAPPELKRHIDVWGSVEGTLSLMKQIKAKFDPTGLLNPGRFISSI
- a CDS encoding FAD-binding protein, whose protein sequence is MRKESTMNQKEQLIADLSTLLGSKNVLTDATALSVYECDAAPSFKAMPDVVVFADTAQQVSDIVKLANKYDTPFIARGGGTGLSGGMLSVQGGIIIALNRMDRILEVDLENERAVIEPGVVNLLLTQAVQNKGYHYAPDPSSQKACTIGGNIAENSGGPHTLKYGVTSDHVLGLEVVLPDGEIVELGGAVEETLGYDLRGVMIGSEGTFGIVTKAIVRLTRNPQAYQTVLAVFETMDDASNAVSTIIGEGIIPAALEMMDTLVIRALEEAFQFGFPLDAEAILIVELDGIEAGMQNQTDQILEIFKEHNAREVDYAKDEEERQQLWKARKSAFGSFGRLAPNYITQDGVVPRTTLPKVLRRISEISEKYQIPIANVFHAGDGNIHPIVLFNERDADQCERVEHVNQEILTVCAEVGGTITGEHGIGVEKMDYMPLIFSSADMRVMATVKEVFNPTGLCNPGKIFPTAESYEKLGLPYDAAGSF
- a CDS encoding LamG domain-containing protein encodes the protein MRKLILILGIACLIAWTLPQICSAEIDPETAVGVWLFDEGAGKTTKDASGLGHDGTINGAKWKDGKIGKALEFDGAQWVSIDSTPELQLGEELTMMAWFFATDISTWRQLIAKSNEYLLRIDPPQEGNKMSAFVKPGGSWEPRASAHVPDEKKWIHFAATYDINEKNEQLVVYVNGKKAGVSTRPGKTAVTANPVEIGKWGGGSYFVGIIDEAAIFNTVLSEDDLSIIVEHGLAKALGGLDVEPTSKLATTWAILKANP